Proteins from one Listeria weihenstephanensis genomic window:
- a CDS encoding ReoY family proteolytic degradation factor: MKASISIEDKKEFVRWLLNKHQMKIRESMWILNYIAGHDQIMKYVHFVDNAEGCPRGLVLTSLGVDDEPFRFFKGDIVTTDPEKAFHDIRLNWDEDIYIQLHFPEALTSPRYAFVREDNPFQDLLITEKDKKVAAQFLDTVVEHFSKEKLLQEIDEALDAHDEERFQSLMEQMKS; the protein is encoded by the coding sequence ATGAAAGCATCGATCAGTATTGAAGACAAGAAGGAATTTGTTAGATGGTTGTTGAATAAGCACCAAATGAAGATCAGAGAATCAATGTGGATTCTAAATTATATTGCAGGTCACGATCAAATCATGAAATACGTTCACTTCGTTGATAATGCAGAAGGGTGCCCTCGTGGACTTGTGCTCACTTCTCTAGGAGTGGATGACGAACCGTTTCGTTTCTTTAAAGGCGATATTGTAACGACCGATCCGGAGAAGGCATTTCATGATATCCGTTTGAATTGGGACGAAGATATATATATTCAATTGCATTTCCCAGAGGCGCTCACCTCCCCAAGATACGCCTTTGTACGCGAAGATAATCCATTCCAAGATTTGCTTATTACTGAAAAAGATAAGAAAGTTGCAGCGCAGTTCCTAGATACTGTTGTAGAACATTTTTCAAAAGAGAAATTACTACAAGAAATTGATGAGGCACTAG